A window of Lepidochelys kempii isolate rLepKem1 chromosome 1, rLepKem1.hap2, whole genome shotgun sequence contains these coding sequences:
- the TOB2 gene encoding protein Tob2 has product MHLEIKVALNFIISYLYNKLPRRRADLFGEELERLLKKKYEGHWYPEKPLKGSGYRCVHIGETVDPVVELAAKRSGLAVEDVRANVPEELSVWIDPSEVSYQIGEKGSVKVLYLDDSEGCSAAELDKEIKSSFNPDAQVFVPIGSQDNSLSNSPSPSFGQSPSPTFIPRSAQPITFTTATFAATKFGSTKMKKGGGGGGAGAQQQQQRMARSPTNNLLKHKGLSLSMHSLNFVGGGGSQAPQSQLSPNAKEFVYNGGSSGASGLFFEGVTNENQGGSIPPASQFSSSTSGGSGFDVAQVFSGSSNSLFLEKSPFVEGLSYNLNAMQYPSQSFQPVVLAN; this is encoded by the coding sequence ATGCATCTGGAGATCAAAGTTGCTCTGAACTTCATCATCTCGTACCTGTATAACAAGCTTCCCCGGAGGCGGGCAGACCTGTTTGGTGAAGAGCTAGAACGCCTGCTGAAGAAGAAGTATGAGGGCCACTGGTACCCGGAAAAGCCTCTGAAGGGTTCTGGCTATCGCTGCGTCCACATCGGGGAAACGGTGGATCCGGTGGTGGAACTGGCAGCCAAGCGGAGTGGACTGGCCGTAGAGGATGTGCGGGCCAATGTGCCTGAAGAACTGAGCGTCTGGATCGATCCTTCTGAGGTCTCCTACCAGATTGGTGAGAAAGGGTCCGTCAAGGTCCTGTATCTGGATGACAGTGAGGGCTGCAGTGCAGCTGAGCTGGACAAGGAGATCAAGAGCAGCTTCAACCCTGATGCCCAAGTGTTTGTCCCCATTGGTAGCCAGGACAACTCCCTGTCCAACTCACCATCGCCATCCTTTGGCCAGTCACCCAGCCCCACCTTCATCCCCCGCTCTGCCCAGCCCATCACCTTTACCACTGCCACGTTTGCCGCCACAAAGTTTGGTTCTACCAAGATGaagaagggtggtggtggtgggggagccggagctcaacagcagcagcaaagaatgGCCAGGTCACCCACCAACAACCTGCTGAAGCACAAGGGCCTCTCCCTCTCTATGCATTCTCTGAACTtcgtcgggggcggggggagtcaaGCTCCTCAGTCGCAGCTCTCCCCCAATGCCAAGGAGTTTGTTTACAATGGCGGATCGTCCGGAGCCAGCGGCCTCTTCTTTGAGGGTGTCACCAACGAGAATCAGGGCGGCAGCATCCCGCCGGCCTCCCAGTTCAGCAGTAGCACCAGCGGTGGCAGCGGCTTTGACGTGGCTCAGGTCTTCAGCGGCAGCAGCAACAGCCTCTTTCTGGAGAAGTCTCCCTTTGTGGAAGGACTCAGCTACAACCTGAATGCCATGCAGTATCCCAGCCAGTCGTTCCAGCCTGTCGTCCTGGCCAACTGA